From the Drosophila simulans strain w501 chromosome 2L, Prin_Dsim_3.1, whole genome shotgun sequence genome, the window GCGCGAAGGTTTTTTGTGTGCAGCCAAGTGGCGTACGAAATCTTGAGCCATCAATTCAACGGTCACGTAATCAAGTTCTAAAACCCCAAACTCACAGCCCCAATTCGAGACGAACTGGTGTCCGTCCATTCAAAGGAGCAATTCAGTGGTCAGTGGCGCAAGATTCGCCAACTGCGAAGCGAGAACAAAAGCCATAAAGTCAGCCGGCAATTACAGTGGTCACTCGATGTTTTTACtacaaaattatgaaaattgcttGGCCTTAATGcagagcaattattttaaggTTGCTGCTTTTAATTACTCTGCAAAGAGCAGAATTACATGGGGCAGTGGAAATGGTTTCTGAAACTGATGTTGTCATGAAGGTTGTCTTGCAATATTATATAAGTAATTAAACATAAGCTGATGCCTTGACAAATGGCTCAGTTTATATCGGGTGCTCACTGTAGTTGGCTTGCTTcccctccctctctctttcacaCCTCTTGCAACTCTATTCAGATTCACTTTTCCAAGTTTGTCGCCAAACCAGTTTTCATTTCTATTCTAAGAACTGACCGCCGCAACGTTCTGttttccaccattttccatttccaacgCTTTTTCATGTAATTTCGTAATTATCTGTTTCGCAATTTTCGCTGCTACTTTTTTGGCGGTTTGGCAATCGGTTCTGTCTACTTGTTGCGGTAATTGTGATCCCCTAGCCCGCAAAACTGAGGCATATCGATGCCCTCAGCCCGCTGAGTCAGCACCGCCAAGCAATATTCCCCAGAAAGTGGTGATCATTCCAGTTTACACCATTTGCATGCCAACAAGTTACAGCCATTCCCTAAAGTCAAGCGTAGGGCAAGTGTTCCATGGAGCGAATTTCCCGAGATCATTAGTAGGTGTAATGGGTATTTGGCGGGCATATTACTAGTGAAACTGAAAGTCACGTAGCGGGTGTTTTCCCTGGAATTGAACTACGTGTTCCATGACTAATTGAATAATTTGCGGAAGTTCTTTGAAAGCGGCCAGTGGAGAAGTGCGAGatgcatatttaaatcaaatctgGAATTTTCGCAAACTATTATATGTACATTCTTGCGGCTGCGAAAAGTAATGACTGGAAATCTCCACAAGCCGTTTAGAAGAAAAGGTGATTGGGAATTCGCCTAGTCTGCGCCCAATTCTCCCACACTCTCCAGCTTTTGTTTACAACTGAGCTTGGAGAAATCACAAGAATAGTATTTCGCACATTAATTTTTAGTTGATTTTTTGTGTTAGATGTTCTGGTTTCGGACAAGGCCGTTCGCTCTTTAGcgtattttttgtattattattattttttcataattattgcTTTCCACGCAGGTGTGAGTGAATGGCTGAATGGCTGGGAATTGGCACCTTGTGCGTTGTTCTCGACggcccaaaagccaaaaaaaaaaaacatgactTACTAAAGTTTAAACTTGAAATTTAATGCCATTCTGCCGGCTCCTTTGCGATTGTTGACTTCCAGCGCGTTTTGCATTGCGAGCtgagttgttttttttttaatttttgatttgatatgCGAGTGTGCTTAGCGCTGCctgattataatttttatatattgtttttgttttagtgcTTTGCTCTGGCTGAcgccggcagaggcagcgacaGAGCAGCGACTGAGCAGCGGCAGAGCTTCCCACCTTTTCAGTCGGCGGCGAGTTCTTCCGCAGTTATCAGCTGTCTGCCAACGGGGGCGCATGCGCAGATCGCTCGTTCGTTTTTCAACTTAGTTTTCCCATGCTAGCTTTTCCGCAAGGAAAATTCACAGCCCGCATACTGAGTTCAGAGTGTAGAAAACTTAAGAAACGGTTCGCCAGTTTTCGTTACGAAAATCCACGAGCCTTGAGGTCACTCGTTTTTTAAGACGCGCTCCAATTGGCGCGTTGAGTGCTCTTAGTTTTGAATGGCAAAAGTGATATAATTTCCGATTCCCGCCACCACACACATTGCAACTGGAAAGCTGGACCAACCAGATGGCTGGCAATCCATTATAATactgttgtttgttttcctgCGCGCAGCCACTTCGAGAACGATTCCAGAGTGCTCTTCGCCGAATTTGATATGTGTAAATAATGTGCAGGGCGAGCGAGCAGagccaataaatatattccgATAAGCTTCCGAAATAAATCAGCGTTCCAACGCTTAAACGTTTTGTAAACAGCACGGTGGAACACCAAGAGTACACACAAAATGGATAGCAGCAAGTTGTTGAAGAATGTCTACGGCATCGACATTCACTTCGAAGATCTCGTCTACCAGGTCAACGTACCCAAAAAGCAAGGTAAGTGCACAAAAAAAGCCCAAAAATATGTCTCAAATCGGAAGTGAGACGGGTATTTCATTAGAGGATCTTTTACTTggttcatttcatttctctcagtgcactcCATTAGCTCCAAGTGCGAATTGACTATCTCTATTAGCACCGAAAGTGTGCCGGAAGAAAAGATCCCGGAGCACAGGTGTTACTCCTTGATAATCTAGTGTCAATAGAGCAGACGATTGCCGCAAATGGGGCACATTCAAAGATTGCGCACGAGTCCCAAGTGGAACAGGCCATCGTTTTTTGGATTGACCCATCCGAAATCATACGAAGCATACGCTTCTGCTTTACGATGTATGCACTTTTAATGAGCGGTTTTTAGCTCAGGTTTGCCTGTTAACCTTATTGCTAGCTGGTTAACTGAAAGTTACACAAACCGAATAGCATAAAGGTTTTAACACAAACCCCAACCAGCAATCAACTAAGATATAGTAGCTAGTACTCACTATATATTTCAACAATTAACTAATCACTTATGTTTGCCAACCCTTTGATTTATATTCACAGAGAAGAAGTCGGTGCTGAAGGGCATCAAGGGTACGTTCAAGTCGGGCGAACTGACCGCCATAATGGGCCCCTCGGGGGCGGGCAAATCTAGTCTTATGAACATCCTCACCGGTCTGACCAAATCCGGCGTCAGCGGGAAGATCGAGATCGGGAAGGCGCGCAAGCTGTGCGGCTACATAATGCAGGACGATCACTTCTTTCCCTACTTCACCGTGGAGGAGACCATGCTGATGGCGGCCACACTTAAAATCTCCAACCAGTGCGTCAGTCTCAAGGAAAAGCGAACTCTGGTAGGAAAGCCAAGCCACTCATATTTTAGCAATTAACTTTAAGAGCATGCAAATCTAAAttcccttcttttttttgagtgcacacTAATTGACTTGTGATTTACAGATCGACTATCTGCTGAACTCGCTGAAGCTGACGAAGACGCGGCAGACGAAGTGCTCCAACCTGAGTGGCGGCCAGAAGAAGCGCCTGTCCATCGCCCTGGAGCTGATAGACAATCCAGCTGTGCTATTTTTAGACGAGCCCACAACGTGAGTGAGAGCGAGTTTCATTGTGGTCCTCGAAACCAGTTGCGCTCCGATCAGATTCCAAAATTGACACATTCCGACCTTGAATCACCCACAGCGGCTTGgacagctcctcctccttcgaCACCATCCAGCTGCTGCGCGGCCTGGCCAACGAGGGACGGACCATCGTGTGCACCATCCACCAGCCGTCGACCAACATCTACAATCTCTTCAACCTGGTCTACGTGCTCAGCGCGGGTCGATGCACCTACCAGGGCACGCCCCAGAACACGGTCATGTTTCTCAGCAGCGTGGGCCTGGAGTGCCCGCCCTACCACAATCCCGCCGACTTCCGTGAGTAGCTGCTGCCCAACGGGGCGCCCTTCCCTTTCGGCTACTCACTTGGGATCCCATTAATTGGCACTTAATGCGGCACTTTCATGGGATCCTAATTGAACCCGTTCAATACCCAAGTTGGTGAGCGGGAAAAGGGCGTGTCATTAAAGGTGTTAATCATTTCAGTGCTGGAATGCGCGAACGGGGACTACGGCGATCAGACGGAGGCTCTGGCGGAAGCGGCCAAGGACATACGCTGGAGATACGATCAGCAGTTGATGCAGGGCGAGGATGCCGATGCGCCCAGCGAGACGCAGGTGGCCAAGTTCAACGAATCTCAGTCACCGGGGCAGGTCCAGGTGCAGGTGCAGAAGATCGAGATCCAGAACATGGAGTCCTCGAAGGATCTGACCAAGCACACCTATCCGCCCACGGAATACATGCGACTGTGGCTGCTCATCGGCCGCTGTCACCTTCAGTTCTTCAGGGATTGGGTGAGTTAGCTTGGCTCTTACCACAATTAAAGCcctaattgaatattttaaacacCCTTTGCAGACCCTGACCTACCTGAAGCTGGGCATTCACGTGCTCTGTTCCATTTTGATTGGCTTGTTCTTCGGCGATTCGGGCAGCAATGCCACCAAGCAAATTTCCAACGTCGGCATGATCATGATCCATTGCGTATATCTCTGGTACACCACCATTATGCCGGGCATATTGAGATGTAAGTCGGGATGGGGGAGTGCATACTATGTGCCTCTTTCTATAATACGATGCGTGTTACAGATCCCGCCGAAATAGAGATCATCAGGAAGGAGACCTTCAACAACTGGTACAAACTGCGAACCTATTACCTTGCCACCATCATCACATCCACTCCAGTCCATGTGAGTGTGCAATCCCTTGGATTCCTGGGAAGCCTATCCACACGTACCTATATATTATTACTCCCTTTTCAGATCATCTTCTCAACGGTGTATATAACGATAGGATATCTGATGACGGATCAGCCCGTGGAGATGGATCGATTTGTTAAGTATTTGCTAAGTGCGGTGGTGGTCACGATCTGTGCGGATGGTCTGGGCGTCTTCCTGGGCACCGTGCTGAATCCAGTGGTAAGTTGAGAGTTCTTAAACCAAGTGCTAGAATCCTTTGTCACCACAAACTCCATTGGCAGAATGGAACTTTCGTTGGCGCCGTTTCGACGTCGTGTATGCTGATGTTCTCCGGCTTCCTCATCCTGCTGAATCACATTCCGGCTGCCATGAGGTTCATGGCCTATATATCGCCACTTCGCTACGCCCTCGAGAACATGGTGATCTCGCTGTACGGCAACCAGCGTGGCCAGTTGATCTGCCCGCCCACGGAGTTCTATTGCCACTTCAAGTGAGTGCATCCTGTGCAAGCTGCAAATATTCAAAGTACTCATTTATTATTGACTCGATTAGGAACGCTGTGACTGTGCTGCGACAATTTGGCATGGAGGGCGGCGACTTTGGGTACAACATCCTCATGATCCTCATCCAAATAGCGATATTCAAGGTTCTGGCCTACTTTACGCTGAAGCACAAGATCAAGACGAACTGAGGGGGGCTTTTAGTATTCGGCTTAATTTGAATCGAATGTGATTTTATGttacttatgtatgtataccgCTTAGTTGCAAGTAAACCCAATCTTTTATATACCGGCGTGTGATACTTTAACAAATGCAACGGACCATTGCAATATGCGAGTGCCAACTGTTGCGGCAACCTCTAAGCATAGCGAATCATAGTTTTTATACTGTTTATGTATGGATAACTAACctttatatatgtacgtgtaGTTATTTGTCTAGTTAACCTAATTGTAAGCGAGACCTGTATgaacaaacgaaataaacaagaagCTTAAGCAAATGAGTGGCTCATGAATTTCTATGGCACAAAATGCGATTCCATTCTGGGGTTAATGTCTCTTTAATAAcacttttcaaatatttaaaaatccgTTACGAAAATTCAAAACGTTATAGACTAAACTTAACGTTAAACGTTACGTCAGTCACGTAGTGCTGCTCTTACTTGCGTTGCCCTTGCTTTTCGTCATCTGGCAGCACTGTAAGGGTATGTTAATTTCATTGATGTGGCAGCACTAGCGCATTGCAGAAAATTTCTTTGCTTGCAAAACAATAATAAGCTTtcttaattttagtttaataaCAATAGAAAACCAACGACGAGAAGCAGCATAAAAGCACAGAAAACATGTTCCGATCAAGTTTCGACAAAAACTTAGGTAAGAAACACCAAAGTCAAAGAAATAAACCAATGAGCAAAAATGACTcatcgaaaaacaaaaaaaagaacaagaaTTTAAGAAGTAACAATAAAAAGGCGATTGAACTCCAAAACAATTGAAGATTGTGATAAACACACAAAGGTCTAACAATTACGCATTCTCCACTCCCAGAAAATGCCACCAGTCACTTGCGTTTGGAGCCCGACTGGCCCTCAATTCTCCTGATTTGCGATGAAATCAACCAGAAAGATGTCACGTAAGTTTTGGGGGATTCCAGATTTATCATTTTAATCAAAAACCTTCGATTTGCAGCCCCAAGAATGCCTTCGCCGCCATCAAGAAGAAGATGAACTCGCCCAATCCGCACTCCTCCTGCTATTCCCTCCTGGTCCTCGAGAGCATCGTCAAGAACTGCGGCGCACCCGTTCACGAGGAGGTGTTCACCAAGGAGAACTGCGAGATGTTCAGCAGCTTCCTCGAGTCCACGCCCCACGAGAACGTGCGCCAGAAGATGCTGGAGCTGGTGCAGACCTGGGCCAACGCCTTCCGCTCCTCGGACAAGTACCAGGCCATCAAGGTAGCATTGGGTGCTCCATCTAATGGGATATTTACTATGAGATTCAAGCGCTTGTAGGCTATAGAAACGTACTGTACTAAGCAGTATTATCTTTAAAAAGAATGTAGGTTCTCTTTTGGGTTGAACATCACCCCAGCACACTTAGTTCAAAATCCGCACCTGTGCTTTgccattaatttaattagtagAGAACAAATGCTTGCTGCGGAGCAAAACCCATTGAAATGTCATCAGTTGAATAGAAATGAGCTCCGAGGAGGAACTAAGCATTGAGGAGGAATCCCCTGTAGACTCACTCCACCCAACTACACCTACCATTGCTAACAATTGCATTCTCTGCAGGACACCATGACCATCCTGAAGGCGAAGGGACACACGTTCCCCGAACTTCGGGAGGCAGATGCCATGTTCACGGCGGACACGGCGCCCAACTGGGCAGATGGCAGGGTATGCCATCGCTGTCGCGTGGAGTTCACCTTCACCAACCGAAAGCACCACTGCCGGAACTGCGGCCAGGTCTTCTGTGGCCAGTGCACGGCCAAGCAGTGTCCGCTGCCCAAGTACGGCATCGAAAAGGAGGTGCGTGTGTGCGACGGCTGCTTCGCTGCACTCCAGCGCCCGACGAGCGGCAGTGGCGGTGCCAAGTCCGGACCACGTCCGGCGGACAGCGAGCTACCGGCTGAGTATCTGAACAGCACTTTGGCGCAGCAGGTGCAGGTGAGTCACTCTGGAAAACAGCTATCTAATCGAAACAGAACAGCCGTTTAATGGCCAAACCATATGCCTTTTAGACACCAGCCCGCAAGACCGAGCAGGAActcaaggaggaggaggaactgcAGCTGGCCCTGGCCCTCAGTCAATCGGAAGCGGAGCAGCAGAAGCCCAAGCTGCAATCCCTGCCAGCCGCTGCCTATCGCATGCAGCAAAGGTCTCCCAGTCCGGAGGCACCGCCAGAGCCCAAGGAGTACCACCAGCCGCCGGAGGAGGCTACCAATCCGGAGCTGGCCAAGTACTTGAACCGCAGCTACTGGGAGCAGCGCAAGATCAGCGAATCGTCCTCCATGGCAAGTCCCTCGGCACCGAGCCCCATGCCTCCAACTCCGCAGCCCCAGCAGATCATGCCCCTGCAGGCCAAGAGTGCGGATGAAGTGCAGATCGATGAGTTTGCCGCCAATATGCGCACCCAGGTGGAGATCTTTGTGAACCGCATGAAGTCGAACTCGAGTCGCGGCCGCAGCATCTCCAACGACTCCTCTGTGCAGACCCTCTTCATGACCCTGACCTCGTTGCACTCCCAGCAGTTGTCGTACATCAAGGAGATGGACGACAAGCGCATGTGGTACGAGCAGCTGCAGGACAAGCTCACCCAGATCAAGGACTCGCGGGCTGCGTTGGACCAGCTGCGTCAGGAGCACGTGGAGAAGCTGCGCAGGATCGCCGAGGAGCAGGAACGTCAGCGGCAGATGCAGATGGCCCAGAAGCTGGACATAATGCGCAAGAAGAAGCAGGAGTATCTGCAGTATCAACGACAGTTGGCACTGCAGCGCatccaggagcaggagcgcgaGATGCAGCTGCGCCAAGAGCAGCAGAAGGCGCAGTATTTGATGGGACAGTCGGCTCCACCTTTCCCCTACATGCCGCCATCGGCTGTGCCGCAACACGGATCGCCCTCGCATCAGCTCAACAACGTCTATAATCCCTATGCTGCCGGTGTGCCCGGCTATTTGCCTCAGGGTCCTGCCCCGGCTCCCAacggacatggccagttcCAGGCCATTCCGCCGGGCATGTACAATCCGGCAATGCAGCAGCCAATGCCGCCGAATCTACAGCCCGGCGGATTAATGCAACAGCCCGCGCCACCTGGAAATCCCCAGATGATGCCGCCCATGCCCGAAAATCAGTTTGCCAACAATCCTGCTGCTATCCTCCAGCAGCCGCAAGTCCCgcagccgcagccgcagcagcattCGATCGCTCAGCCTCCTCAAATGCCATTCCAACCGCAGCCTCAACAGATTCCTGGACAGCAGCCTCAACAGATCCCTGGtcagcagccacagcagatTCCTGGTCAGCAACCTCAGCCAATCCCTGTTCAGCAGCCCCAGCCACAACCCCAAATGGGACACGtaatgctgcagcagcaccaggcTCCTCCAGCAGCACAGGCACCTCTAGTCACCGAAATCGCCAACAATCAAGTCCaagctgtggctgctgcacctgctccGCCGCAAAATGAACCGGGACCAGCGTCCGTTAAAGCTGAGGAGCCGGCTACGGCGGAACTGATTAGCTTTGATTAATCCAAGAGATGTTATTCCATTTGTATTACCCTTCAGGGTTGGGTCAAACAGTTCTCGTGCGGTTGTTAGGccaaaaatgtgtgttttgtttagttgAACGCGGTTATTAGTTACTActtcaaaagtttttgttgcGCGAACGTGctaaattttaagtttagaCCAAATTTATGGAGGTAAAAAGACGATGCTGCACGAGATCTGTTCAAGTCGAGGCCCGCTCTTTTATCACGTTTTAACCGACTAATGTTATTCCACAATAAACATAACTTTGTAttttgagagactgattgcttAATTGtccaaaatgaatttaagATACATGTACATTTAAGTAGAACAACCATTGTAAAGTTGTGCGTTTAGGCATCCGAAAGGGCAGCCACTCCTGGCAGGATCTTACCCTCCAGCAACTCCAGGGAGGCTCCTCCACCGGTGGACACATGAGAGACCTTGTCGGCGCCTCCGAACTTCAAGCAGGCGGTGGCGGTATCCCCACCACCGACGATTGTGGTGGCTCCTCTGTTAGTGGCCCCGATTACTGCCTCCAGCATGGACTCGGTGCCCTTGGAGAACAGCTCGTTTTCGAACAAGCCCGGCGGTCCGTTCCACACGATGGTTTGGGACGCGCAAATGGCGCCTGCAAACATCTCACTGGATGCCTGGCCATGGTCCAGACCCATCATATCCCCCGGTATGCCCTGTGTGGCATCCACATGTTCCACCTTATCTGGCTGCTTGTCGATCTTGTTGGCTATGACGAAATCAATTGGAAATAGTATGTTCACGTCCTTCTCCTTCGCCTTGCAGACTATGTCGTTGACCAACTCGGATCCCTTCTCATCGAAGAGGGACTTTCCAATCTCCATGCCATTGAGCACTTTGAGGAAGGTAAAGGCCATGCCACCGGATATGATCATGGCCGTCACATTGTTCAGGAGGTTCGTTATCAGCGGAATTTTGTCGGCTATCTTGGCGCCACCCAGAATGGCCAAGAAGGGCTTGGCCGGATCGTGGAGAACCTTGGCAAAGTACTCCAGCTCCTTGTCGAGCAGGAAGCCAGCCGCTCGCACCTTGTAGCCATCGCCCATCATGGAACTATGCGCACGATGTGCTGTTCCAAAGGCATCGTTCACATATATCTCGCCCAGCTGCGCCA encodes:
- the LOC6730754 gene encoding hepatocyte growth factor-regulated tyrosine kinase substrate isoform X1, giving the protein MFRSSFDKNLENATSHLRLEPDWPSILLICDEINQKDVTPKNAFAAIKKKMNSPNPHSSCYSLLVLESIVKNCGAPVHEEVFTKENCEMFSSFLESTPHENVRQKMLELVQTWANAFRSSDKYQAIKDTMTILKAKGHTFPELREADAMFTADTAPNWADGRVCHRCRVEFTFTNRKHHCRNCGQVFCGQCTAKQCPLPKYGIEKEVRVCDGCFAALQRPTSGSGGAKSGPRPADSELPAEYLNSTLAQQVQTPARKTEQELKEEEELQLALALSQSEAEQQKPKLQSLPAAAYRMQQRSPSPEAPPEPKEYHQPPEEATNPELAKYLNRSYWEQRKISESSSMASPSAPSPMPPTPQPQQIMPLQAKSADEVQIDEFAANMRTQVEIFVNRMKSNSSRGRSISNDSSVQTLFMTLTSLHSQQLSYIKEMDDKRMWYEQLQDKLTQIKDSRAALDQLRQEHVEKLRRIAEEQERQRQMQMAQKLDIMRKKKQEYLQYQRQLALQRIQEQEREMQLRQEQQKAQYLMGQSAPPFPYMPPSAVPQHGSPSHQLNNVYNPYAAGVPGYLPQGPAPAPNGHGQFQAIPPGMYNPAMQQPMPPNLQPGGLMQQPAPPGNPQMMPPMPENQFANNPAAILQQPQVPQPQPQQHSIAQPPQMPFQPQPQQIPGQQPQQIPGQQPQQIPGQQPQPIPVQQPQPQPQMGHVMLQQHQAPPAAQAPLVTEIANNQVQAVAAAPAPPQNEPGPASVKAEEPATAELISFD
- the LOC6730755 gene encoding phosphoglycerate kinase isoform X1, whose translation is MLPMRQNLYQRVQSRFTNLRFQRFFSKDDCNGKQVKKLSLKNVDVAGKRVFMRVDFNVPMKDGKITNNQRIVSALPTIKYALEKKCKSLVLASHLGRPDGKKNKKFSLEPVAKELESVLGKPVQFLDDCVGDNTLKALKDPSDGTVVLLENLRFYAEETGSSKDENKKKVKADPEKVKEFRAKLAQLGEIYVNDAFGTAHRAHSSMMGDGYKVRAAGFLLDKELEYFAKVLHDPAKPFLAILGGAKIADKIPLITNLLNNVTAMIISGGMAFTFLKVLNGMEIGKSLFDEKGSELVNDIVCKAKEKDVNILFPIDFVIANKIDKQPDKVEHVDATQGIPGDMMGLDHGQASSEMFAGAICASQTIVWNGPPGLFENELFSKGTESMLEAVIGATNRGATTIVGGGDTATACLKFGGADKVSHVSTGGGASLELLEGKILPGVAALSDA
- the LOC6730753 gene encoding ATP-binding cassette sub-family G member 1 isoform X2 produces the protein MDSSKLLKNVYGIDIHFEDLVYQVNVPKKQEKKSVLKGIKGTFKSGELTAIMGPSGAGKSSLMNILTGLTKSGVSGKIEIGKARKLCGYIMQDDHFFPYFTVEETMLMAATLKISNQCVSLKEKRTLIDYLLNSLKLTKTRQTKCSNLSGGQKKRLSIALELIDNPAVLFLDEPTTGLDSSSSFDTIQLLRGLANEGRTIVCTIHQPSTNIYNLFNLVYVLSAGRCTYQGTPQNTVMFLSSVGLECPPYHNPADFLLECANGDYGDQTEALAEAAKDIRWRYDQQLMQGEDADAPSETQVAKFNESQSPGQVQVQVQKIEIQNMESSKDLTKHTYPPTEYMRLWLLIGRCHLQFFRDWTLTYLKLGIHVLCSILIGLFFGDSGSNATKQISNVGMIMIHCVYLWYTTIMPGILRYPAEIEIIRKETFNNWYKLRTYYLATIITSTPVHIIFSTVYITIGYLMTDQPVEMDRFVKYLLSAVVVTICADGLGVFLGTVLNPVNGTFVGAVSTSCMLMFSGFLILLNHIPAAMRFMAYISPLRYALENMVISLYGNQRGQLICPPTEFYCHFKNAVTVLRQFGMEGGDFGYNILMILIQIAIFKVLAYFTLKHKIKTN
- the LOC6730754 gene encoding hepatocyte growth factor-regulated tyrosine kinase substrate isoform X2, which gives rise to MSSEEELSIEEESPDTMTILKAKGHTFPELREADAMFTADTAPNWADGRVCHRCRVEFTFTNRKHHCRNCGQVFCGQCTAKQCPLPKYGIEKEVRVCDGCFAALQRPTSGSGGAKSGPRPADSELPAEYLNSTLAQQVQTPARKTEQELKEEEELQLALALSQSEAEQQKPKLQSLPAAAYRMQQRSPSPEAPPEPKEYHQPPEEATNPELAKYLNRSYWEQRKISESSSMASPSAPSPMPPTPQPQQIMPLQAKSADEVQIDEFAANMRTQVEIFVNRMKSNSSRGRSISNDSSVQTLFMTLTSLHSQQLSYIKEMDDKRMWYEQLQDKLTQIKDSRAALDQLRQEHVEKLRRIAEEQERQRQMQMAQKLDIMRKKKQEYLQYQRQLALQRIQEQEREMQLRQEQQKAQYLMGQSAPPFPYMPPSAVPQHGSPSHQLNNVYNPYAAGVPGYLPQGPAPAPNGHGQFQAIPPGMYNPAMQQPMPPNLQPGGLMQQPAPPGNPQMMPPMPENQFANNPAAILQQPQVPQPQPQQHSIAQPPQMPFQPQPQQIPGQQPQQIPGQQPQQIPGQQPQPIPVQQPQPQPQMGHVMLQQHQAPPAAQAPLVTEIANNQVQAVAAAPAPPQNEPGPASVKAEEPATAELISFD
- the LOC6730753 gene encoding ATP-binding cassette sub-family G member 1 isoform X1 yields the protein MEKLTQELELRTMPGFATSSPFNIVFEDLYYRVEVGKDREKKSVLKGIKGTFKSGELTAIMGPSGAGKSSLMNILTGLTKSGVSGKIEIGKARKLCGYIMQDDHFFPYFTVEETMLMAATLKISNQCVSLKEKRTLIDYLLNSLKLTKTRQTKCSNLSGGQKKRLSIALELIDNPAVLFLDEPTTGLDSSSSFDTIQLLRGLANEGRTIVCTIHQPSTNIYNLFNLVYVLSAGRCTYQGTPQNTVMFLSSVGLECPPYHNPADFLLECANGDYGDQTEALAEAAKDIRWRYDQQLMQGEDADAPSETQVAKFNESQSPGQVQVQVQKIEIQNMESSKDLTKHTYPPTEYMRLWLLIGRCHLQFFRDWTLTYLKLGIHVLCSILIGLFFGDSGSNATKQISNVGMIMIHCVYLWYTTIMPGILRYPAEIEIIRKETFNNWYKLRTYYLATIITSTPVHIIFSTVYITIGYLMTDQPVEMDRFVKYLLSAVVVTICADGLGVFLGTVLNPVNGTFVGAVSTSCMLMFSGFLILLNHIPAAMRFMAYISPLRYALENMVISLYGNQRGQLICPPTEFYCHFKNAVTVLRQFGMEGGDFGYNILMILIQIAIFKVLAYFTLKHKIKTN